CCACCACAAGACTAGCTGTCTTCTTCGAGATCCCGGCGGTCACAGCCACATTAGCCTTGATTGGATTAAAGAACAGAATATGGATAAAATCATGATATTGCGTTAAAGGTGTGCTCCGGGCTGAgcatatttatatctaaataaatagagtaaaaatcACAGAGTAAActgctgaaatttcatcaaaatcggattaaaaacaacgaagttattgaattttaaagtttagcaatattttgtgaaaacacttACATGCACGccgtcattaatattcattaggtgggctgatgatgtcacattccttacaaaagaacaaatgggggatatgacatcatcagcccacctaatgaatattcgtgaagacatgccaagaactgtttcaccggaataatgcaaatctttaaaattgaaCAACTTCGATAtttgttttccgattttgatcaaattttcagccttTTGCTCTGTGAGTTTTACTCTATGGCATTTAAATTAATTTACCAATGACTAGTACCTATACGTGTAGTTCTAATGACCGATTGTGGTTCTGAGATTAAGatggtttatcaaataacaatGACCCACATGGCCACATCACTATCAAGTAGCTTTGCCGGGCATTAGAatataaatcacattttgtTCAAGGTACTGGGAACGATTTATCAAACAGAATGTGCTGGTTtccatttgacaagcaaaaaaaaaaagaagataaggTAATCACAAAATGATGAGGGTTATGTTACATGTCAGGTCTTTAGCATACCTACTAGATTTCCaatccagggggtgctgcctttGGCGAATAAAACACGCAGCACCCCTCTTGGGGGTGCGTTTTCCAGGGCCATGATTTTGTTACCttgaagggatggtccgggctgaaagtatttatagctagaattcactgagcaaaatgccgaaaatttcatcaaaatcggataacaaataagaaagttattgacttttaaagtttagcaatattttgtgaaaacagtcgtcatgaatattcattaggtgggctgatgatgtcacatccccacttattcttttgtattttattatatgaaactaggtttattcaatttttttcctccaagaactagaaaaattggattgacaactgatttagtgcattagatatttattgctgcaacttatttcattacaagggagacatattattcacacaagtatgaaataatgaaaaacttatgattttatataataacataagaaaactgaaagtggagatgtgacatcatcagcccacctaatgaatattcatgacgactgttttcacaaaatattgctaaactttaaacttcaataactttattatttgttatccgattttgatgaaattttcggcattttgttcagtgaattctactctatgtattaagatatcaatatttttagcccggaccatctctttaacaagagtgtcgcttTAGGGCGAGAAAAGTGAAAGGTGgtgacttgacctttgaccctttgacctaaaaatcaataggcttcgtgggatccatgctagtatcatacatacCAATACGAGCCTAGGCTAAGTTAAACttaagttatcgcatttacaaggacttcagaagggaaAGATAAAAACACGTCACTgtaaattgacctttgaccattttttgacctcaaaatcaataggcttcctgagaTCCATGCCAGTAtcataccaaattatatgaacCTAGGTTAATTAAGTTAAACTATAaggttatcgcgtttacaaggacttcagaagggaaAGATGAGAACACTTCACGGTGACTTTGGCCATTGACCACAAAATCAATagacttcctgggatccatgctagtatcatacgtctaggacgggcgtataTCTACACGCACTCGGCTATGCCTCGGGCATGTATCTGTTCATGTAAGATCTGTTTCAAGGTTTCCCGTGGGATCCCGTGCTTACGACTGACCTCTGTAACGTGCATTTGTAATTATGGTCATTTACATGAATATATGTTGCCTTCGAATCTatcattgatttctttttaattactTAATATAATGTAACAGTAACACCCCACGGACACACTCATTAGTCAGTAATGAATTATCTAATATTACTTGatctataattatatttattttaaccTGAATATGATTTGCTTTCGTTTTGCCAGTTTATTTCATTATGCATTCTTCCTGTCTATTCAtgcaatatttgttttaatgcgATTTATTCACTTACACTCAGAACTCCTTTATGTAATTCATTTTGTTGTAATGAAAATCTGTGTAATTTGATCTACcattataatgaatatatttgtgtaaactttttttttgtaattcatgtaTTGAatgcttataatttttttttaatatatctaCTTTTTGTATAATATCTTTGTATGTTCTTATACTgtaaacatgtatatttcagcCCTGGCTGCCAATCATGTATTACCAATAAACTATTCTATTTAGATAAGGGGCAAGTTAGACATAATACTAAGGTAATTAATGAGAATTTACCGTGCTGAACAAAGCAAATGATAAAGAAACACTCTCTGCCATCATCCCAAACTCTAGGAGCCAAACATCTGGCATTCGAAGCAAGGTAGTCACTCTACCCCAGTAGGTATTCACCCGGGGAACTGGGACCTCTTTAGACTGATCATCTTTTGGCGTCATCAAGTCATACTCTTGCAAACAAGGTTCCACGCATTGAGGGTTCGCGTCGTTTAGATGGGAACACACATCGCTATCACGATCACTGTTTTGATTCAAGGAGACGTCAGTgccgatatttttttcatggtaGAGACCATCTTCTATCCTTTCTGGAACAAGCGATTTGAACTGTTGATCATCCTTGAGATTATTTCTAAAACTATTCCCGTCCAGGCATGTTCTATGGCTACCTATGGATTCCATATTAGAGTTAAGTACAGTCACATCCTTATCATATGGTGTCGTTGAACGGCAGGCAGGTGTTGATCCACTTATTCTCTCTTCATGAAGTGTTCTTTGGAAAATCTTCCGGTCGCTCGTTCCCGCGTCTTGGTCTTGATCGGACGCGTCCTTACGAATCGCCGGAGGTTTCTCGTCCAACTCTTCAACCTCGAGCTTTTCTGCCATTTTTTGGAGGGGCACAGGTTTGAATGTAAGGATGGCCGGGATGAGAAATAGAAGAAGGACACCAGATATCACCCTAAACATGATTCGCCAACCAAACCGGTCAGATAGCATGTACACGAGTGGGGTCATGATGAGAGCacctaaaagaaagaaaacagcaTTTAACTTACGGGAAAATTCCTTCTCAGACCAACCTAATATCTTACTTCTTTGTGATAGATATTGAAAAATGCACACCTCTTCTTTATCACAACGTCGATATACACTCCCAAAATGACTTGGATATTCTTACACCAGCTTTACTCCCGCCGTTTTTTCTTACAACACGTTGCAAGCAAAAAACGGATGAATTACGCCTGCAGCACAGTTTGcatgtgtaggcctataaatcTTTAAGGTACGCTACGGCTGGGATTCGAATACGTAGTGTATGAATTAATAAACGgaattaaattcaatatttctcatcttctactattatgattatcataataTCGATAGTGTCATTAGGCAATTTATAAAACAGATGAAAAGCTGTCTTATCGGTTtgaatatagcgcgtgttatactgggggcaattccataaaataacgtttttgtacgtccgaccaccatttttctcaagttttacttcacttcatgaactgcccaagtcatggtcatttgagagcattacagactgtcaaaagaacaagaaatcagagacagaaaatttcatgaaggtcccacataaagggggtcggacgtacatattatGGACTTGCCCTGGGTATTTAATTAACGTTTAATTGATAACAAATTAACGTTTCTGATAATTTACCATTGACgttattaaaaacaataatgtacaAGTTCCCCTAAAAGGCCCTATATCAAAATGGTGTAACTCTTAACGTTGAAGGTTTTTTTAGCAAAAACTTGGTTGAATTATTCCTACACCTAGGTATTGAGAAACATTCGTGTAAAAGTGCAATTGATCCGtaataatgagccaaaaaatgaAGAGGCACAACGTGGCATTAAGGAAAATTTTCTAAAAACGTCATGAGCGAATCGAGCAAGCCAATAATCGTTTTAAAATGGAAATCTTAATTTTATGATAGTATTtgacatgaaatcatgattaacgtatttcaatattttatttcctagtttaccccccccccccttggtcgTAGGTGGTCAAGTGCCCATGACCCCTAGCTATACGAATGTCAGGCATGAGTGGACACAGTACATTACATACAAAATTGGCATATTTTAAGTCACAGGAGCGACCCCTCCTCCCACTAACATTATGGATAAATTTCATCTATTAACATAAAAGTTATTCAATAACCTTACGAACACTTTGACAAATCATTGTGCTGAAATCATTATACTGATATGCCACTAGAAAGCTAGAGGGAAGACTTACCTTTTTGTGCATTGTTTGTATACATTTTGTTTACTTGAAAAAGGATCTATACCTTTGATATGACGCgtatattatcattaattttctatgataatgacaaaaagaaagataagGGTGATGTTGATAACATTGGTTCCCACCTCCACTAACCTAAATTAGCACCGGAAGATGCGATAGCAACTGCTAGTGATGAGTTCCGTCTCCCAATGAAGTAGCCCTGAGTAATATTAATACTGCCCGTCTGAAGAATGCTCGCACCGAATCCATACAGGACACTGTGTGAGAAGTACATCAGGGGAAGACCTGGAgcaaatgacgtcacaatacaaCCGCCAACGCAAAATATCAATCCAACCATGGAAGCCGGCCTGTAGCCAAATTTGACGGATAGAGGAACGGTTGCGAGGCTCCACACAGAGCCCATTCCGTAAGCAAGCGTTCCGATGTAACCTGCAATGATTataaataactttattattcacTTATCAAACAACaccatcagtggcgtaactacggagcatggggggcacgtgccccccccccctcatcgtctggccaaaaaaaaaaaaaaaaaaataaagggagaaagaaagagaaacgtagaggggaaataaaaaaatatgttatgttaatatatttatttattatatcatatttacatcagatataattttcatacttaatgaaacataatttgcttagggcctatgtgttcatcacACTTGTTGCTCACATTGTCTGTTTCATGAGAAAAATAATCCTGTTCAATGGGATTAAATAGTACCAAAACATCTcgttttaaagtcaatatacaccaaatatatttcatcgCACTTTGagctttattattttatgtagatGTAAGTCTTAAAAAATCAGCACGCGCTAGGCTCTCGCATTAGATGGCTAAGGTGAGATatactcttcatgaattcctgaaaaatagtccttaaaatgtccctgtttggggtcaatatatacaaaaatttcagctcgcgctcagcgcttgcattgtttgtttagtgagactGGTACgtagtatcatgattacaaagttTGCTTATATCAtgtcccttttttaggtctgaacatcaaaaattttcaactcgtGCTTAGCGCTCGCgttattcgattggtgagatacACATCAATTTAATGGCACggtccttaaaatttctctattaggtcaatacactattgagcgcgcttcgcgcgtcCACTATGTGACTCAAAATTTGTGCTGAcgccccccatgccgtgaccaaCGGTACGCTACTGGACAAGATAGTGCATTTTAAAATAGCTTGACTCAAAATACACCAATCGAAAATTACTATAGGCACTcgacaaaatttaaaaaatttctaATCTGGATTTAATCATGATTTAATGCTCTCAAATCAGCACATCGAGAGAGTGAAGACATGATTTGAATACCTTGGTGCAGTGGCGTTACTacggggggcacgtgccccccccccccccatcgactGGCAAATATAAAAcaggaaaagggagaaaagagggagaaagaaagagatactGTACGTAGTGGGgcaagaagaaaaaattatattatatcatgttatattgtataatatattttatatcatatattaaattacataatatatattttttcataactttatgaataataatttgctTAGGGTCTATACGGTGTTCGTCACTTATGCTGCTCGCATCGTATGTTTAAATGAGATAAATAATCATGTTCAAGGGCATTTTAAAAATGGTattaaaacatcccgttttcaagtcgaTATAcaccaattgtattttattattttatatagtgacatataTGCTTCTGTTTCATGACTACTTGAAGTGGTTGCCCcctttcaggtctgaatataaaacattttcattccGTGCTTAGGTTAGTTAGGTTAGCATTAGTAGTTTGGAGAGATGTAGacctgctcttcatgaattccaaaaAAGTCCTTAAATGTCACTTTTTtcctggtctgaatatcaatttttttgcgagcttcgcgctcgcatcatttggttagcgaaatacgtatggtcttaatgaattcctacaaacaaatcttacttagaatgcccctcttcaggtctgaattattaaaaaattcagcttgcgctttgcgtttgcaatatttgattagcgAGATACGtataatgttcatgattacaatgctcCAAAATTTTTAGTAGACTTACCAGTTGCAGTTGCTGAGCTGTCAAATTGGCTCATCAGATCAACCATAATGATACCAAATGAATATAAGAACCCGAAAGAGAGACCGAATGTGATTGACGCAGTGACAGAGACAATCCACCCCCAATAAATCCTATTTCGAACACTCCTACAAGTCTGGAAAATGTAGTCCATCTTGGTAAATATCGTCTGCTCCGTCGTCAATGTTGGCTGAGGAGA
Above is a window of Lytechinus pictus isolate F3 Inbred chromosome 15, Lp3.0, whole genome shotgun sequence DNA encoding:
- the LOC129277987 gene encoding monocarboxylate transporter 9-like; this translates as MSVASHENLDSRWGDPTLTTEQTIFTKMDYIFQTCRSVRNRIYWGWIVSVTASITFGLSFGFLYSFGIIMVDLMSQFDSSATATGYIGTLAYGMGSVWSLATVPLSVKFGYRPASMVGLIFCVGGCIVTSFAPGLPLMYFSHSVLYGFGASILQTGSINITQGYFIGRRNSSLAVAIASSGANLGALIMTPLVYMLSDRFGWRIMFRVISGVLLLFLIPAILTFKPVPLQKMAEKLEVEELDEKPPAIRKDASDQDQDAGTSDRKIFQRTLHEERISGSTPACRSTTPYDKDVTVLNSNMESIGSHRTCLDGNSFRNNLKDDQQFKSLVPERIEDGLYHEKNIGTDVSLNQNSDRDSDVCSHLNDANPQCVEPCLQEYDLMTPKDDQSKEVPVPRVNTYWGRVTTLLRMPDVWLLEFGMMAESVSLSFALFSTANVAVTAGISKKTASLVVAFMGLSEFFGKIFVGLIADRFPIPKIIILMIANSVQSLLMLILSLITVTEPYLFVHATVQGFIVLAAIDSLCHSVAHQLFAPEFAVQIWSVTMVFMGVGGIFGAMFGESVDRTGTYQTAFYSTIGMSFLSTFCLILCIVHQRFFARDRFFLFKKHSRPLRYEEIKQSDEKDTDCRKNINDCKGEVLNYSSNLVVTEIVSCV